In Bombus affinis isolate iyBomAffi1 chromosome 8, iyBomAffi1.2, whole genome shotgun sequence, the following proteins share a genomic window:
- the LOC126919494 gene encoding TBC1 domain family member 25 translates to MFGCPREAVRVKVKKCETRHQPEYRKFSVDPQITSIEVLQSILIKAFDIKGEFTVSYRAIDDYGSETYLFLLSDWDLDAAFISASEPYLYLQVNLKPFGETGDCECYWEQNAQEVSTRQETGFPYKTPKLPGLIMNKMERTLNMVQRALGNLSEESSHQQGAQPPRPPLTDAEFRRFLDPIGQVIHPKELRAVIYFGGIEPSLRKVVWKHILNVYPEGMSGRERMDYMKKKSQEYQNLRERWKILVQKGQNVGDLAYVTSMVRKDVLRTDRHHKFYGGSDDNQNTASLFNILTTYALNHPSVSYCQGMSDLASPLLVIMRDEAQAYICLCALMRRLKDNFMLDGIAMTTKFAHLAEGLQHYDPDFYAYLKSHQADDLLFCYRWLLLEMKREFALDDALRMLEVLWAALPASPPNGELSLAEVPFPPPSPPPSPNVKHIRENAYTKVCAIRRQSSSASITTTGKRKTLNAEDPSLQSSTETNGDSKRSSSPYETFSEPENDLTTAKNRRNTESTEKCLSTDSLSGKSKRVNLLELKERLSLPSKEHQQTKNNENDGEKKCARVVKNLNEFLNFTSLNRSKITPSDAEPELRRVSSESGVIRVLRDEPSSPDDPTDFFPMTTSMTRELRLELESLDRQVFGPSPPSDQQCDCVLSKRESELADSETDTELARCSPAADVFVWENPLHTLQQKNHPATPDEQAELEYDGEILEDQNGVKSVTPIRLLKRTTRSESASDSEEAESWHQNATVQESPIKQSVQEHCEEATELTNLIPAGTCEDQLGETSLPPPHEFGGGNPFLMFLCITLLLQHRDFVMRNQMDYNEMAMHFDKMVRRHNVIRVLNQARQLFAGYLRRHSSSSLGAKSDSVNV, encoded by the exons ATGTTCGGTTGTCCTAGAGAAGCTGTGCGCGTCAAAGTAAAG AAATGCGAGACCAGACATCAGCCAGAGTATCGGAAGTTCAGCGTGGATCCGCAGATAACATCCATCGAAGTGCTTCAAAGTATACTCATCAAAGCGTTCGATATCAAAGG AGAATTCACAGTTTCTTATCGAGCAATAGATGACTATGGATCGGAAACATATTTATTCCTACTTTCTGACTGGGACTTGGATGCTGCGTTTATtag CGCTTCTGAACCGTATCTATATCTGCAAGTCAACCTAAAGCCGTTCGGAGAGACAGGCGACTGCGAATGTTATTGGGAACAAAATGCACAGGAAGTGTCGACTCGACAAGAAACCGGGTTTCCATATAAGACGCCCAAGTTACCGGGTCTAATAATGAACAAG aTGGAAAGAACACTGAACATGGTTCAACGTGCTTTGGGTAATTTGAGCGAAGAATCTTCGCACCAGCAAGGTGCTCAACCACCACGACCACCATTGACAGACGCAGAGTTCCGACGATTTTTGGATCCCATCGGACAAGTAATACACCCTAAAGAATTAAGAGCCGTCATATACTTCGGTGGAATTGAACCTAGCCTGCGGAAGGTGGTTTGGAAACACATTCTAAACGTATATCCCGAAGGAATGTCCGGTCGCGAGAGGATGGATTACATGAAGAAAAAATCGCAAGAGTATCAAAATCTTCGAGAAAGATGGAAAATCCTGGTACAAAAGGGACAAAACGTCGGAGATTTGGCATATGTAACGAGTATGGTACGAAAAGATGTTCTAAGAACGGATAGACATCACAAGTTTTACGGTGGTTCTGACGATAATCAGAATACGGCTAGTCTCTTTAATATCTTAACTACGTATGCCTTAAATCATCCGAGTGTCAGTTACTGTCAAGGTATGAGCGATCTGGCTTCACCTTTATTGGTTATTATGAGGGACGAAGCACAAGCATACATATGCCTGTGCGCTCTTATGAGGAGATTGAAAGACAACTTTATGCTTGATGGAATTGCTATGACTACGAAATTTGCACATTTGGCTGAAG GTTTACAACATTATGACCCAGACTTCTATGCTTATTTAAAATCCCATCAAGCGGACGACCTATTGTTCTGTTATCGATGGCTTTTATTAGAAATGAAACGTGAATTTGCTTTGGACGATGCTCTGAGAATGCTCGAAGTATTGTGGGCTGCTTTGCCAGCGTCACCGCCAAACGGAGAACTTAGTCTGGCCGAAGTACCTTTTCCTCCACCTTCGCCACCGCCAAGCCCAAATGTAAAACATATTCGTGAGAACGCATACACGAAAGTTTGTGCTATCAGACGACAAAGCTCTTCCGCGAGTATCACCACTACTGGTAAAAGAAAGACTCTTAACGCGGAGGATCCATCTTTGCAAAGCTCTACAGAAACTAACGGTGACTCAAAAAG ATCGAGCTCTCCTTACGAGACGTTTTCTGAGCCAGAAAATGACTTGACGACAGCGAAAAATCGAAGAAACACGGAATCTACGGAAAAGTGCCTAAGTACAGATTCTCTGTCTGGTAAATCTAAACGCGTAAACTTgctggaattgaaagaaagactGTCGTTACCTAGTAAAGaacatcaacaaacaaaaaataatgaaaatgatgGTGAAAAGAAATGCGCCCGAGTAGTAAAGAATTTGAACGAATTTTTGAACTTTACGAGCCTCAACCGTAGCAAAATAACACCAAGCGATGCTGAGCCAGAGTTGAG ACGCGTTTCGAGCGAGAGCGGAGTAATTAGAGTTTTAAGAGATGAACCAAGTTCGCCGGATGACCCAACAGATTTTTTTCCAATGACTACATCAATGACTAGAGAATTAAGACTGGAACTAGAATCACTCGATCGACAAGTCTTCGGACCATCACCGCCGAGTGATCAACAATGTGATTGTGTTCTATCTAAACGAGAAAGCGAATTAGCCGACAGCGAAACAGATACAGAGTTGGCAAGGTGTAGTCCAGCTGCGGATGTATTTGTATGGGAGAATCCTCTGCACACGTTACAACAAAAGAATCATCCAGCTACTCCAGATGAGCAAGCAGAACTCGAGTATGATGGCGAGATATTAGAAGATCAGAATGGTGTTAAATCTGTTACCCCAATTAGATTACTTAAACGGACTACAAG gTCCGAATCTGCTTCGGACAGCGAGGAGGCAGAAAGTTGGCACCAAAATGCAACAGTACAAGAAAGTCCAATAAAACAATCGGTACAAGAACACTGTGAAGAAGCCACAGAGCTTACAAATCTTATTCCAGCAGGAACTTGCGAAGATCAGTTGGGAGAAACTTCTCTACCTCCACCTCACGAATTTGGTGGTGGTAATCCGTTCCTTATGTTCCTTTGTATTACTCTGTTATTGCAACACAGAGACTTTGTTATGCGTAATCAAATGGATTATAACGAAATGGCAATGCATTTCGATAAAATGGTTCGtcgacataacgttattcgagtGCTCAATCAAGCGAGGCAACTATTCGCTGGTTATCTTAGAAGGCATTCTTCATCGTCATTAGGTGCGAAGTCAGATTCTGTTAATGTGTAG